The Polyodon spathula isolate WHYD16114869_AA chromosome 23, ASM1765450v1, whole genome shotgun sequence genome has a window encoding:
- the LOC121298266 gene encoding calcium/calmodulin-dependent protein kinase type 1-like translates to MPLGEDGNDWKKKTADIKEIYDFKDVLGTGAFSEVVLAEEKRTNRLVAIKCITKKALEGKGNNIENEIAVLHKIKHANIVSLEDIFESKSHLYLVMQLVSGGELFDRIVEKGFYTEKDASKLIQQILDAVKYLHDMGIVHRDLKPENLLYYSMDEDSKIMISDFGLSKIEGSGSVMSTACGTPGYVAPEVLAQKPYSKAVDCWSIGVIAYILLCGYPPFYDENDAKLFEQILKAEYEFDSPYWDDISDSAKDFIVHLMEKDPRKRYTCDLALQHPWIAGDTALDKNIHESVSAQIKKNFAKSKWKQAFNATAVVRHMRRLQLGTSQEGPSQNTPSSPSHGELLVPEGAEDNGSHCDRKCSEKSEESAEHDLLPNCTFRCHQASQV, encoded by the exons GGGTGCCTTCTCGGAGGTTGTTCTAGCAGAAGAGAAGCGAACAAATAGGCTTGTTGCCATCAAGTGTATCACCAAGAAAGCCCTGGAGGGCAAAGGGAACAACATCGAGAACGAGATCGCCGTCCTTCACAA AATTAAACATGCAAACATCGTTTCTCTGGAGGATATCTTCGAAAGCAAATCCCACCTGTACCTCGTCATGCAACT GGTCTCTGGGGGTGAGCTCTTCGACAGGATTGTTGAGAAGGGCTTCTACACAGAGAAAGATGCCAGCAAATTGATCCAGCAGATCCTGGACGCTGTCAAGTACCTGCACGACATGGGCATCGTGCACCGGGATCTGAAG CCAGAGAACCTGTTATACTACAGCATGGATGAAGACTCAAAGATCATGATCAGTGACTTTGGATTGTCAAAGATCGAAGGGTCTGGAAGTGTGATGTCCACAGCCTGTGGGACTCCAGGATATGTgg CGCCTGAAGTCTTGGCTCAGAAGCCGTACAGTAAGGCAGTGGATTGCTGGTCTATAGGAGTCATTGCCTATATCCT TTTGTGTGGTTATCCACCATTTTATGATGAGAACGATGCCAAGCTTTTTGAGCAGATACTGAAAGCGGAATACGAGTTTGACTCTCCGTACTGGGACGATATCTCAGATTCAG ccAAAGACTTCATTGTTCACTTGATGGAGAAGGACCCAAGAAAGCGGTACACTTGTGACCTGGCACTGCAGCACCCCTG GATTGCTGGAGACACCGCTCTGGACAAGAACATCCACGAATCTGTCAGTGCTCAGATTAAAAAGAACTTTGCCAAAAGTAAATGGAAG CAAGCGTTTAATGCCACGGCTGTCGTGCGTCACATGAGGCGGCTGCAGCTGGGCACCAGTCAGGAGGGTCCGAGCCAGAACACGCCCAGCAGCCCCAGCCATGGGGAGCTGCTAGTGCCAGAGGGGGCAGAGGACAACG GGTCACACTGCGATAGGAAGTGTTCAGAGAAATCAGAGGAGAGCGCAGAGCATGACTTGCTGCCAAACTGCACCTTCCGCTGCCATCAAGCCAGCCAGGTCTGA